From the Deinococcus radiophilus genome, one window contains:
- the pth gene encoding aminoacyl-tRNA hydrolase → MKLIAALGNPGEKYAQTRHNVGWLVADELVRRAGAGWRKQPEAETCELRLGQAVGQPGEKVLLVKPLTYMNASGRAVVPLLTYYRLDATDLLVVQDDLDSPFGLMKLKLGGRHGGQNGVRDIIRLLGTQDFARLKLGISRPPAGRDPADWVLSKWAEEERTPLGQLVGLGADAAGVWATQGLEAAQGRYNSTDLRPRPPAPPVTGPNEGVTVSMDSDVEERGNVQIK, encoded by the coding sequence ATGAAACTGATCGCGGCACTGGGGAATCCAGGCGAGAAATACGCGCAGACCCGGCACAACGTGGGCTGGCTGGTGGCCGATGAGCTGGTACGCCGTGCTGGGGCTGGCTGGCGCAAACAGCCGGAGGCTGAAACCTGTGAGCTGCGGTTGGGTCAAGCGGTAGGGCAACCGGGTGAAAAAGTGTTGCTGGTCAAACCGCTGACCTATATGAACGCATCGGGACGGGCCGTGGTCCCACTGCTGACCTATTACCGCCTGGACGCCACCGACCTGCTGGTGGTGCAAGATGACCTAGACAGTCCCTTCGGGCTGATGAAGCTGAAGCTGGGTGGGCGGCATGGTGGACAGAACGGTGTGCGCGACATTATTCGGTTGCTGGGCACGCAGGATTTTGCTCGCCTGAAACTGGGAATCTCGCGGCCGCCCGCTGGGCGCGATCCCGCTGACTGGGTGCTCAGCAAGTGGGCCGAAGAGGAGCGTACTCCCTTAGGACAGCTGGTGGGGCTGGGTGCGGACGCTGCGGGTGTCTGGGCCACCCAGGGGCTAGAAGCCGCCCAGGGCCGCTACAACAGCACCGATCTGCGGCCCCGCCCCCCTGCCCCGCCAGTGACAGGGCCAAATGAGGGTGTCACTGTCTCAATGGACAGCGACGTGGAAGAGCGGGGGAACGTCCAGATAAAGTGA